The following nucleotide sequence is from Triticum dicoccoides isolate Atlit2015 ecotype Zavitan chromosome 7B, WEW_v2.0, whole genome shotgun sequence.
GTGCCTTGGCATCGGCGGACACCGTGCTTAGGAAGATTCAGCTTGAAGGTCAGGATTGGAGGGCTGCCGGCTTGCTTTGGGAGCCGGCATCTCTCCCTTATTCGGTAGATAGGGTAGATAGTGGTGAGTGATCCGCATGTGGACACTTTTGGCTGTGTAAGCCGTGGCTTGTAGCGAACTTCGCCCATCTTGGGTCCTTCTATCTATGCTTCTGATGCGTCAATCCTTTGACGCATCCTTGAAAAAAAATCAATTTGTATACTCTATTATTAAGTGAggtgtgtttgtgtcaagtaggttAGTTTAGGTTGCAATAAGTCAATTTGTAAACTCGTTTCGATCTAGCCCGTGAAGTCCACATAGCTAGTTTTCATGTAGGCCAAAAGCGTGCTGGTTCACGTTAAGTAAAGTTTTTCTCTTGTGTTGCCAAGACGTGTGGCGCGCAGGTTGTGCAGTGACGATTGAAAAGAAAGGGTGACATATATGTTCCCTGTGTCCATCCAGTTTCTTTTCTATCATTTACTGTTAGAGAGCCTGCATTATTTGTGATCACCGTGGCGATTGTGATGGCGGTTCGGTGACTGGAAGAGTCATGTGGCCAGCTGAGGacgtgtggaggtttgtctccgtcggatcttgcgggattcgatcggtgctggtcttcggtggatctATTTAGATCCgttctttgttcatctttgtttagGTATTTACAGGTTTGATCCCTCTGATCTACGATTttcttcatcggcgatggttgctgctctggtgcgctggtcctatggggccttagcacgaagactttccgactgtctaccaCAACAAGGTTTGTCCGGCTCCGATGATGGAGAGGCGATGACGGCGGGGCGCCATCGGCTCGccccagtgcttgtagtcgtcactaGATGGTCCATGAacatggttgtaatttttattacctttgttcttctttgtactgccatgattgaagatgaatgtaTTGGAAGTTTCTCGAAAAAAAATGTGGCCAGCCAAGTTCGAGTGCCAAATCAGAAGCTAGACTACGTACGTAGTGGTTGTTTCGGAAAGGAACAAAAAGACTACGTAGTGGCAAGACTCCGGTGAATCTAATACCTACAACGTCTCACCGATCGACAGAAGCTGGCACATGTTTCACATACTTAACTTACTCCAATACTTGTGGCCATCCCAATGCTAAATCAAGTATAATTTGACTAATATATAGTCGACCGAGCCAGTGCTGGTTAACAAGGGACAAGATGGATCGCCACTTGTACTTCTTCATGCATGCAGTATAGGTACACTTACTGCAAAGGAAACAATCATCCATGACTGACCATCAATAACAAACCAAATTTCAACAATCATGACTTGTGCACAATCCCCGACCAAGTCGGCACGCAGATGGATCGCCAGTTGTACACATCATGCATGTTGTTTATAATTTTGTATGTAATTATATAATTTACCCTTACTTTATTAGTTGTCTATTTCCTAATCTCCACCTAACGCTAATTCTGATGTAGTACAAGAAAGGAAGACCGACGCGGCGACGACCACGACCATTGACCAaccgcatccatccatccatccatcagtcCATTCATCTGTCAATCAATAACTAAtgcatgcatttaatgtgcataactaTCCAACAAAACAAAAGAGACTGACAGGTCGAACACGTCAACAACCCATTATGCTCCTATATATACATTGCCATCGATGCAGTCTTCCTCAACCCAACCGTAGCAAAGCAAACACCACATCCACCTCACTCAGCTCACCTCACCTCATttcgaaaaagaaaaaagaagatctGAATCACATCATGTTGCAAGGAAGGTTTCCTGGTCAGAAGAAGGCGAGGTCACCGGCGGGTCCATCCACAACCCCAAGAACACCAACGCCGGCGGCTACTTCAACACCGTCAACAACAGTCCCTCCGCTGGTTGCCTCAACAACAGTCCGGCGCTCcctatattttttttcatttttggtttttatttttccttttttattttctgtttctctTTTATTCAATGTTAAAATAACTCAAGATTACAACAAGTTCTTACATTTTGAAAAAAACCTGATTTAAAAAAAATCGTTATTTAAAGAagaatgaacattttttattttctGAACAACGTTTTATCTGCATTTTATAATAATGGTTACATTTTTTTTGTatttgatgaacaaattttgaattcaatGAATAAAATTTGTATCCAAGAATTATCTTTTGAAAAAATGATGAACAAATTTGTAATTCAAAGAACAAAATTTTAATTCAATGGaaacaaaaagaaaagacaaacaaaaaaataaaaagtcAAAAAGATAAACCGGTAGAGAAAACATAAAAAAATCCGANNNNNNNNNNNNNNNNNNNNNNNNNNNNNNNNNNNNNNNNNNNNNNNNNNNNNNNNNNNNNNNNNNNNNNNNNNNNNNNNNNNNNNNNNNNNNNNNNNNNNNNNNNNNNNNNNNNNNNNNNNNNNNNNNNNNNNNNNNNNNNNNNNNNNNNNNNNNNNNNNNNNNNNNNNNNNNNNNNNNNNNNNNNNNNNNNNNNNNNNNNNNNNNNNNNNNNNNNNNNNNNNNNNNNNNNNNNNNNNNNNNNNNNNNNNNNNNNNNNNNNNNNNNNNNNNNNNNNNNNNNNNNNNNNNNNNNNNNNNNNNNNNNNNNNNNNNNNNNNNNNNNNNNNNNNNNNNNNNNNNNNNNNNNNNNNNNNNNNNNNNNNNNNNNNNNNNNNNNNNNNNNNNNNNNNNNGGGGTGCGCACGCTACGTCGCGAGCGCGTAACCTATGCGTTGTATAGGATCCGGCCCTATTAGACGCATTTTCAGTCAAATAGGCTCGCAACATACGCACAAAATCTATACCGATCTCGTGGCCTGTCACGAGTGAGTTGCCATTGCTATTAGTGGGACTGACATGTATGAGTTGCTAATAACTAGCGCAAAACCTTAAGAAGTAGCGGCATATCCGAAACTTTTTTTAGTTTTTCAAGCATTTCTGGAAAATTGTGATCAAGTAAGAAAATAATGTTTGAAAATTAGAGCATCTtttaagagcgcaaaaaaaaattgtttttaaaGCGCACACAATTTTGGAAGCCAAGCacatttttatttgaatttgacaataacaacattttttgaaattgtgaacaaaatgtTGAAGCGCAACCCTTTTTCTGATaattgcgaacattttttaaatgcataaTTTGGGGAACAAAATGAAACTAGAACATTTCTTAAAAATATAAATTGTtaacaaattttgaaaaagggaagattTTTTTGAAATTCCAATCAAATTTTGGAAAAAAGACCCATTAAATAACAATATAATACAAAATATATTTTACATAAAAATGTATAAAATCTTAGTCATCCATTAGACATGTAGAAAAAGTATgtcgcatttaaaaaatgttaagtcTTTTAAAAAAATGTACATGCCATGTTAAAACTATTTTTGCAATGTACAAAAGACGTCCATGTAATTGAGTAAAACGTATATACAATCTAATTAAAATTTCATGAGTTCTAAAAATATTTTTCTGGCATTTTCGAAAAAGTTTTATCAAACACAGTTTTTTTGCATATGCTAAATACTGTTTGTTACGTATAAACAAATGCATGTGTCAATTTTAAAGAAACATTCCGATAAGACAAATAAATGTTCATCGGAtttcaaaaaatgtaaaaaaaacatcACTAGAGGTTTAAAATGTTTATTTACATTAAAATATGTACAACGTGTATTTGGAACAAATGTAAATAAAATATGTAgatcatgtatttcaaaaatatCCAAAGTGTATCATGAAAATGTTTGACGTGTTTTCTAAAAAGGTACATTGTGTACTAAGAAAAAAGAAGACATGtatggaaaaaaagaaaataaagaaccaAAGAAAACAAGGAACCAATAAAAACAGACaaggaaacagaaaagaaaagcaaaaaaCCAAAGAGAACGTAGGAaaacaagaaagaaacaaaagaaaagcaAAGTATAAATatgagagaaaaaacaaaaaaaaacaatgagaaaagaaagaaaaccaaTGCAGAATCAAGgaaaaaaggaaaaccaaaaaactcggtgaaaaaagaaatgaaaccaaataaataacaaaagaaaatgaaaagggaaaaagaaaacatAGTACGACACCTTGCAACTGGGCTAGTCCACTAGACGTCGCCTGCAGGCGATTCCTATTACGAATCAGTGGGCGTATATAGCCCTGGTAGTCGCCGACAGTTTTTCGTCTAGCAGTCTCAAGTTAAAAGCTTAAAAAGGCCCAACACTAATAGGTGGTCGATCCATTACAGAACTTAATTAGGTCGGAAAGCCAGTTGGAATAACATTATACACAACTCATCGGGAGCTCCTATATTCGGCGCTTCAGGCGTCAGGGAAGCTCCCGGGCGCCCACACGCCGgcgctggtgggccggcccatgtaatcgATCGCATTTGACAGAAAAACGAAAAAggagaaaaaattgaaaaaaaatcacgaattcaaaaaagttcacagtTTTTTTTGATAAATTTGAACATAAtttattgaatttgaaaaaagtgcaTCAAATTTAAATGTCGCTGCCACGTTGGCATACCATGGACCGCTCACAGGAATTGTATGTATAACTTTAAGACAAGAATCATATGTACGTGCAATGCCTGCTACTACTCTAGCAAGCTGCTACCtgtagaaacattgacaaaagttttaagtgcttgcaaaaattcgtcatgaaatcacatttttagaaggcgtggcaaaaaaaaaaaaatcggtactctgaaaatgctactttcaaaagcattttggaggctgattttgtttttttgccacgccttacaggaatgtgatttcatgatgaatttttgcaagcacttagaacttttgtcaatgtttctctgagaatttttttggaattttttgaattttttttatttttttcgattttactgttcaccaagCACAAATGAGCTCGGCAGCAGAAAGGCACTTTCGCAATGCCTGCTACTACTCTAGCAAGCTGCTACCTGTAGTAGCTAATAATAGTTTTTCCTCCAGTTACAGTATAAATACCAATCAGCAGCTAAAAGAAAGCGTTGTAATATATAATGTCCTCTGTAATCATTGTATGCAAAACATATATAACATTCTAGTGGAACTTGAGCGAGCCATAGGCACTCTTGCAAAAATGCCCCTCTAAAGATTAAATCAGTTTATGGCCAGTCCAAGGTATGCCAACGCGGCAGCCACATGGACCGTTGTTTCTCACCTAATCAGTTTTGGACTTATTTAATTATTAAATAAACGGGTTCATGGACTGTATCATGCACTTTTGGACTTCTTAGCCTAAACTGTGCAATCAGTTCGAGTTAATGAACTAATGACACATTTCACTCAAGAGAGTTGATTAGCATCCTTAGTGTTAATTGGATAATTTGTGTTCTAGTTAGTTCACGCGGTTTTTTGTGAGTCTAAGTCATACTTGACTAGTATTTTGAGTCAGAAACATTGGTTCTACAAAATGAGGAGAGAAATAAAGAAATTGAGAGGCATGAGACCTATGTTTAGGAGAGCTTTTCGAGAAAACATTTTTATGTGTGTGTTTTTGGTATGATCGATGCATGGGTGAGACCCAACAATTAGACTAGGCATAATGGGGAGTAACTTAGCCTAGTaatatgcatatgttactagtctattttACTACCTCTATAATGGGGTGTAATATATATGTATTGTCAtgtaacacttcatttattaggttatagactcatcttgcctttatatgtgtgatgttacttatACGTCAGTAACTAACTATGTTACGATATgactctctttcttcattaattactttaccacatcatctattttgcctagatatatgtgatgttaccacctatttTACTCCCACTGTGAGTAGTCTTAGTACCAAGCGGGATTTAAGATTAAAATCCGGGCTTGCTAGCTCCGAGGAGGCGAGCAAACACCAGTACCTCGGGCCAAGCGATCATAGTTCGGCAGAGCAATGAGGAGAAGACGGTGAGGACTATGTCCCGAGTGAGGCGGTAGATGACCACAATTCAGTGGAGCACGGAGGAAATGGCAGAGTTATTTAGGAGCCATTGTGAAGTATGCATGTGAGTTCTTGTAATGTGTCGGGAGCTCAAGTGCGTGAGTTTTTCGTGGTAGTTGAAACACATCGCTGGCGATGAAGAATTGTGGACGATAGAGTGGAAAAGCATAAAAATAGTGACGCAGAgcctctaagagcatctacagccggacatgCCAAATCCGGCCCTTAAAATGCTGGTCAGTTCACAAATTTTGTTGTCCACATCCTGACATCCATGTATCTCATATCCGATCCTCTATATCCATACTAAACCATGCAACACTAATAGATACATTATAGATCATGAGTGGACATAGAAACGGACATAAAAATACACAATCCATTCATCAAAAAATCACAGCTGGATCTTCAAAAGATAGTCAAAGTTCACATAATGCACATAATATGACGAACAAGTTGAAACTACATCTAAAACTTAAAATTAAAGTGGAGAAGATGAATCTTCACCACTTCCTCGCCGGCCCTTTCCCTTTCTGGTCGACGGCGCTGCTGTCGGCGTTGGCGACTGGTGGAGGATCGTCCGAGTTGTCGGACGAGGCGCCGTGGTCATCGACATCGGAGGATTCAAAGTCGGAGAGGACAATCAGTCGACGAGGCGCCGTGGTCATCGACCGGCGGTAGAGCCAAGCGAGGAGCCACTCGTCCTCATTAGGCTTCGCCGGCAACCCTCGGTAGAGGCGCACAGACTCTCCGTCGTGTCCGTCTCACATGCCCGCTGCATCTCACGGCGGGCGTCACGCGCCTCCGGTTCTAGCGTGCGAGTCCGGGCCGACACTGCGGGCTCTAGCACCCACCACTGCCCGCGTGGAGCAGCGGCCGACGTGTCTGAGGCGTGGACTGCGCAGCCGTCGCGGAGCTGCGCGCAGACCGGGAGTGGCCAGTGCCGGCGTCCTTGCTTCGCCGACGGGGAAGACGCAATGCAACAGTCCGGATCTGCACCCGTACCCACCTTGGACCTCTTGAGGGCAACGCGGAGGACCAGCTCCTCGCCGGTGTCGAATTGGGAGTCGGAGCGGCTGCCAGAGCTCGACATGGTCGCCGGAGTCGTTGAACTGGATTGAATGGGAGAAATCGAAGGATGAGAAGAAGAGACAGAGCGAGAGCAGAGTGATGTAGGATTTTCGGATTGGGGATATTTGTGGGGACGGAGTGGGGTAGGGGTGGGCCGGACGTGCCGGGGCGCGCCCGGGCCGCCCCATATCCGccctatatttgggctggatatgaggggcgcCGGACAGCTTGGTCATTTGAGATGCCTGTCTGAGTCGCCTGTCTGAGTCGAAATTTCATGACCGGTTAGTGACCGGACCGTCCGCCCAAGCGTTTGAGGTTAATTTGAGGcatccgactgtagatgctctaacaccATTGAGGGAGCTGAAACTAGATAAATTGCGTCCCGAGTCTCCAGTGTCGTCACACAATTCGTTTGGCAGACAACCAAATCATAGAAGACCATCTACGCATGCACTATGACCGACGGATCGTCGACACGGCCATGAAACCGTGTGGAATGAGTTGTGTACTAGTGACAGTGCGTAGCATGCCTTGTGCGCAATCCGCGACCGAGTCGGCACCAGTAAACAATAGACACGCAGATGGATCGCGCTTGTACCACATCATGCATATGTTGTTTATAATTTTTGTATAACGTAACAGTACATTTTACCCTTAGTCTATTAGCCGTCTGCTGCCTATTCTCCGTCTAACGCTAATTCTGATGTATAAGAAAcacttttgctagaactcatctagatgagatttaatttggtttcattcatcttttatagccactggatgtgatgctataagatgcgtgtgtgctggcaTGGGTTGTATCCGTTCTTGTTTttcaggtgaatgagaccaaattacgtctcatctagatgagttctaggtactccctatAAGAAAAGGTAGACCAACGCGGCGACGACCACGACCATTGACCAACTGCATACGTCGATAACTAATGCATGCATTGAATATGCATATCTACTACATATAtccaacaaaaaaacaaaagagaCTGACGGTCGAACACGTCAACAACCCATTATTCTCCTATATATACATTGCCAACTACTCAACCCAACCGGAGCAAAGCAAACACCACATCCACCTCACTCAGCTCAGCTCAACCCAACaaacggagaagaagaagaagaagaagaagaagaagaagaagaagaagaagaagaagatcgcgTCATGTTGCCAGGAAGGTTTCTCGGTCAGAAGAAGGCGAGGTCACCGGTGGGTCCGCCCACAACCCAAAGAACACCAACGCCGGTGACTACCTCAAGACCGTCATCAATAACAGTGGCTCTGCTGGTGGCCTCAACAGCGTCACCAAGTGTGGCTACACCTACGGCCTCAAGATCATCAGTAAGGATGGCTTCCTCCACCGCATCAAGAACGTCAGCAATGGCAGTTCAGCCCGCGGGCTCAAGAATATCAGCAACGTCGGCTCAACCCGCTACCCCaagaacgacaacaacaacaaatcTGCACGTGATCTCAAGAACGTCAACAGCGGCAAATCGGTACGTGACCTCAACGACAACAACATCAAATACAAATGCGACCTCAAGAACGTCAACAAGGGCAAATATATATCCGACTTCAAGAACGTCAGCGGCATCAGCGATGGTGGCTCCTTCTACGACCTCAAGGATGTCAACAAGAGTCACTCCATCCGCAAGCATAAGAACGTCAACAGGAGCAACGGTGGCATCAAACCGGTCGACGAGACTGCAGCCAGGTGCGTCAACCTCAAGAACGGTTAGGACGACGGCCCCGCCCTTATCTGCAATGACAAGTCATAGTCGTGCTGCTCCCACACGTCCAACTGCTTCGAGCACGCGCTGATGATCTCCGTCCATGTACACCGTCCATCTTCCATGAAGTTAAGTGCGTTGAGACCAGATTAGTTATGTTATAGTAAATTAATAAATTTGTAAACTCGATTGGTTCGAGCCTGTGAGATGTAAGCCAGAGGCATGCCAATTGATGAATAGATGGTCTACGGACCTGGATGTAGTTTTTgtttcttgtgttgttctttgtggtGTCGTGACATCGATGAATAGAATGAAAAAAAAAGGTACTAAGAATATGACA
It contains:
- the LOC119336802 gene encoding cell wall protein DAN4-like: MLQGRFPGQKKARSPAGPSTTPRTPTPAATSTPSTTARSPVGPPTTQRTPTPVTTSRPSSITVALLVASTASPSVATPTASRSSVRMASSTASRTSAMAVQPAGSRISATSAQPATPRTTTTTNLHVISRTSTAANRYVTSTTTTSNTNATSRTSTRANIYPTSRTSAASAMVAPSTTSRMSTRVTPSASIRTSTGATVASNRSTRLQPGASTSRTVRTTAPPLSAMTSHSRAAPTRPTASSTR